The Shewanella sp. KX20019 genome window below encodes:
- a CDS encoding acyl-CoA thioesterase: MDKFLKQYPINTAINVAWGEMDALQHVNNVVYFRYFETARIDFFNQINLLEDLQVTSVGPVISENQARYKRPVTFPDAIVVGVSISDIKDDRFMMHYTVFSKAQQAVTTIGSSQVVMFNFKTGQKATLTAPLLDALKTYQQA, from the coding sequence ATGGATAAGTTTCTCAAGCAGTACCCAATTAATACCGCAATAAACGTCGCGTGGGGCGAAATGGATGCACTGCAGCACGTTAATAACGTAGTTTATTTTCGCTATTTCGAAACCGCCAGAATTGATTTTTTTAATCAGATTAACTTGTTAGAAGATCTACAAGTCACCTCAGTCGGTCCGGTGATTAGCGAAAACCAAGCTCGTTATAAACGCCCTGTGACCTTTCCAGATGCCATAGTCGTCGGCGTGAGCATTAGTGACATTAAAGATGACCGGTTCATGATGCACTACACTGTTTTCAGTAAAGCTCAGCAAGCAGTCACCACCATTGGCTCGTCTCAAGTGGTTATGTTTAACTTTAAAACTGGTCAAAAAGCCACGTTAACAGCACCACTGTTAGATGCCTTGAAAACCTATCAGCAGGCCTAA
- a CDS encoding GNAT family N-acetyltransferase — protein sequence MSEKIIHIVDENRFVINIDKVQAMQSYEIIIDPSKTSAGRCNFDSTFVPNELRGRGLAEKLVRHGLNWAKSQNLQIEASCWYVQKFLTST from the coding sequence ATGAGTGAGAAAATCATCCATATAGTTGATGAAAATAGATTTGTTATCAATATCGATAAGGTTCAAGCCATGCAGTCCTATGAGATCATTATCGACCCTAGCAAAACATCAGCTGGACGATGCAATTTCGACAGTACCTTTGTACCAAATGAGTTACGAGGAAGAGGACTCGCTGAAAAGTTAGTTCGCCATGGGCTTAATTGGGCTAAATCACAAAACTTACAAATTGAAGCGAGCTGCTGGTATGTACAGAAGTTTTTAACCTCAACATAG
- a CDS encoding acyl-CoA thioesterase yields the protein MKESEFSLTIQPRFCETDALGHINNTVFPVWFEAAREPIFKIFNPTQDLSKWNLIIAGFSVNFNAPTYFASDVTVKTWVSRIGNSSFELTQSCWQNGKKTVEAQTSVVHYDYAAEKSAPLSDEIRAQLALLTGA from the coding sequence GTGAAGGAAAGTGAATTCAGCTTAACCATACAGCCACGTTTTTGTGAAACGGATGCCTTAGGTCATATAAACAATACCGTGTTCCCGGTGTGGTTCGAAGCGGCACGTGAACCAATATTCAAGATATTTAACCCAACTCAAGATCTATCGAAATGGAATCTGATCATTGCTGGTTTTAGCGTAAACTTTAATGCTCCAACCTACTTTGCTAGCGATGTAACGGTGAAAACCTGGGTCAGCCGCATCGGTAATAGTAGCTTTGAGTTGACCCAGAGTTGCTGGCAAAACGGCAAGAAAACCGTCGAAGCACAAACATCGGTAGTGCATTACGATTACGCGGCAGAAAAAAGCGCGCCCTTGAGTGACGAGATCCGTGCGCAGCTTGCGCTACTCACTGGTGCCTAG
- a CDS encoding alpha/beta hydrolase family protein has product MKIILAIFIFVMSFNTYASALERDNKPIVFNHENIIRPKSCFTGVMSSYEGWSKQLIATGKVAKDEFYQRFPQRKYDLYREKVNCYSFIYQVDEHKVRGYLLYPKLSYPSRLPSVIYNRGGNNIPRHTLKFGNLFLTHFPIALEGYVVISSQYGGARVWPPSYKGNTGVDEYGGSEVGDVLALLPILDNLPITDPNKVAMMGWSRGGMMSLISATKSNRINTLILGGTPVDLLSSKTYRPDLERFVFKKLIPNYEENKVEALKKRSAIYWPEKIPKSTSVLMLHGTNDQRVKVDSIRNYVKALENNDVKVELEEYKNGSHTLIEFNNEVLTKVKKWLAQEL; this is encoded by the coding sequence TTGAAAATTATTCTTGCCATATTTATATTCGTCATGTCATTCAACACCTACGCTTCAGCATTAGAAAGAGATAATAAACCCATTGTTTTTAATCATGAAAACATTATTAGGCCTAAAAGTTGCTTTACTGGTGTTATGTCATCATATGAGGGCTGGAGTAAACAACTTATCGCCACTGGCAAGGTTGCTAAAGATGAGTTTTATCAGCGATTTCCGCAACGAAAATATGACTTATACCGGGAAAAGGTAAACTGCTATTCGTTCATCTATCAAGTCGATGAACATAAGGTAAGAGGTTATTTGTTATACCCAAAACTATCTTACCCAAGCCGGTTACCTTCTGTAATTTACAATCGTGGTGGTAACAATATACCTCGTCATACCCTGAAGTTTGGCAATCTATTTTTAACGCATTTCCCTATCGCCTTAGAAGGCTATGTCGTTATCTCTAGCCAGTATGGTGGCGCCAGAGTTTGGCCGCCGTCATATAAAGGTAATACCGGGGTGGATGAGTATGGAGGTAGCGAGGTAGGAGATGTATTAGCGTTACTACCTATACTCGATAACTTGCCAATAACAGACCCGAATAAAGTGGCCATGATGGGCTGGAGTCGCGGTGGAATGATGTCTTTAATATCTGCCACTAAGTCAAACCGAATTAACACGTTAATACTCGGTGGGACGCCTGTAGACCTACTTTCATCGAAAACATACCGCCCTGACTTGGAACGCTTTGTCTTTAAAAAGCTTATACCAAATTATGAAGAGAACAAAGTCGAGGCACTAAAAAAGAGGTCTGCCATCTATTGGCCTGAAAAAATCCCAAAGTCTACCTCTGTTTTAATGTTACATGGAACAAATGATCAGAGAGTTAAAGTTGACAGCATTAGAAACTATGTCAAAGCATTAGAAAATAACGATGTAAAGGTAGAGTTAGAAGAATATAAAAATGGAAGTCATACGCTTATAGAGTTTAATAATGAAGTCTTAACAAAAGTGAAAAAATGGCTCGCACAAGAACTATAA
- the hutU gene encoding urocanate hydratase: MDKRHDPSRRIIAPHGTKLSCKSWMTEAPMRMLMNNLHPDVAERPEDLVVYGGIGRAARDWQCYDKIVEVLQRLEDDETLMVQSGKPVGVFKTHSNAPRVIIANSNLVPHWANWEHFNELDKKGLAMYGQMTAGSWIYIGSQGIVQGTYETFVAMAKQHFGGSSQGKWILTGGLGGMGGAQPLAGTMAGYSVLTCEVDETRIDFRLRTQYVDKKATSLDEALAMIEEANTSGKPVSVGLLGNAADIFAELVERGVTPDVVTDQTSAHDPLNGYLPQGWTLEQAIEMRKTDEAAVVKAAKQSMAVQVKAMLALQAAGAATTDYGNNIRQMAFEEGVENAFDFPGFVPAYVRPLFCEGIGPFRWVALSGDPEDIYKTDAKVKELIPDNPHLHNWLDMARERIAFQGLPSRICWVGLKDRARLALAFNEMVKNGELSAPIVIGRDHLDSGSVASPNRETESMLDGSDAVSDWPLMNALLNTASGATWVSLHHGGGVGMGFSQHSGVVIVADGSDDAAARLGRVLWNDPATGVMRHADAGYELAKNCAKEQNLDLPMLDTATTEGK; encoded by the coding sequence ATGGATAAAAGACACGATCCAAGTCGTCGCATCATAGCGCCGCATGGAACTAAACTGAGCTGTAAAAGCTGGATGACCGAAGCACCGATGCGTATGTTGATGAACAACTTACATCCCGATGTTGCCGAGCGTCCTGAAGATCTAGTCGTTTACGGCGGCATAGGCCGTGCAGCCCGCGATTGGCAGTGCTACGACAAGATTGTTGAAGTACTGCAGCGTCTTGAAGATGACGAAACCTTAATGGTGCAATCGGGCAAACCAGTGGGCGTATTTAAAACCCACAGCAATGCACCACGGGTGATTATCGCCAACTCTAACCTGGTGCCACATTGGGCGAACTGGGAACATTTTAACGAACTCGATAAGAAAGGTTTGGCTATGTATGGCCAGATGACGGCGGGTTCGTGGATATACATCGGCTCACAAGGCATTGTGCAAGGCACATACGAGACCTTTGTGGCGATGGCTAAGCAGCACTTTGGTGGTTCGTCGCAGGGTAAGTGGATCTTAACCGGCGGCCTTGGTGGCATGGGCGGCGCACAGCCACTCGCTGGCACCATGGCGGGTTACTCAGTACTGACCTGTGAAGTCGATGAAACACGTATCGATTTCCGTCTTCGTACTCAATATGTCGACAAGAAAGCCACTTCACTCGATGAAGCATTGGCGATGATTGAAGAGGCTAACACTAGCGGCAAACCGGTATCGGTTGGTCTACTCGGTAATGCGGCAGACATATTTGCCGAGCTGGTCGAGCGTGGAGTGACACCTGATGTGGTGACCGACCAAACCTCAGCACACGATCCGCTCAACGGCTACCTGCCACAAGGCTGGACATTAGAGCAAGCTATTGAGATGCGTAAAACCGATGAAGCGGCCGTCGTTAAAGCGGCTAAGCAGTCAATGGCAGTTCAAGTCAAAGCGATGCTAGCACTACAGGCGGCTGGTGCGGCGACAACGGACTACGGTAACAACATTCGTCAAATGGCGTTTGAAGAGGGTGTCGAAAATGCATTCGACTTCCCAGGCTTTGTTCCTGCTTACGTGCGCCCACTGTTCTGTGAAGGTATTGGTCCATTCCGTTGGGTGGCACTTTCTGGCGACCCTGAAGATATCTATAAGACCGACGCTAAAGTTAAAGAGCTTATTCCAGACAACCCACATCTGCATAACTGGCTAGATATGGCGCGCGAGCGTATCGCCTTCCAAGGTCTGCCTTCACGCATCTGCTGGGTTGGCCTTAAGGACCGTGCGCGTTTGGCACTAGCCTTTAACGAAATGGTTAAAAATGGCGAACTGTCAGCACCGATAGTTATCGGTCGTGATCACTTAGATTCAGGTTCAGTCGCTAGCCCTAACCGTGAAACCGAATCTATGCTTGATGGTTCAGACGCGGTATCGGATTGGCCACTAATGAATGCATTGCTTAATACGGCAAGTGGTGCCACTTGGGTGTCGCTGCACCATGGTGGTGGCGTTGGCATGGGCTTTAGCCAACACTCTGGCGTGGTAATTGTTGCCGACGGCAGCGATGATGCAGCCGCGCGCCTAGGTCGAGTACTGTGGAATGACCCTGCAACCGGTGTGATGCGTCACGCTGATGCTGGATATGAGCTTGCTAAAAATTGTGCAAAAGAGCAGAACTTAGATCTGCCGATGCTAGACACAGCCACGACTGAGGGAAAGTAG
- the hutH gene encoding histidine ammonia-lyase, producing the protein MNHLVLTPGSLTLQQIRQISRGKITLELAESAIADINTSAGLVQQVLDEGRTVYGINTGFGLLANTKIAAEDLQLLQRSIVLSHAAGTGQYMQDATVRLMMVLKINSLSRGFSGIRLEVINFLIALVNAEVYPCIPEKGSVGASGDLAPLSHMSLPLLAEGEMSYKGQLITAAEGLEIAGLKPLELAAKEGLALLNGTQASTALALEGLFNAEDLFAASSVIGAMSVEAAMGSRSPFDARIHAARGQKGQIDSAALFRHLLADESEISLDHANCEKVQDPYSLRCQPQVLGACLTQIRHAAEVLGTEANGVTDNPLVFQDTGDIISGGNFHAEPVAMAADNLAIAIAELGSIAERRIALLIDPNLSKLPPFLVENGGVNSGFMIAQVTAAALASENKTYAHPASVDSLPTSANQEDHVSMATFAARRLRDMSENTRGVLAIELLASAQGLDFRRPLQPSAAVAKAKAEIRELVTYYDKDRFFGPDIEAATDLLLTASFNGYLPTGVLPSL; encoded by the coding sequence ATGAACCATTTAGTATTAACGCCGGGTAGCTTAACGCTGCAGCAAATTCGTCAAATCAGTCGTGGAAAAATCACCCTTGAGCTGGCTGAGAGTGCCATAGCCGACATCAACACTAGTGCCGGTCTAGTACAGCAAGTATTAGATGAAGGCCGCACTGTTTACGGTATCAATACCGGCTTTGGCTTGCTGGCTAACACCAAAATTGCCGCTGAGGACTTGCAACTGCTGCAACGCTCTATCGTGTTGTCACACGCCGCTGGCACAGGCCAATACATGCAAGACGCCACTGTGCGCTTAATGATGGTGCTGAAAATCAACTCACTCAGCCGGGGTTTCTCCGGTATTCGTTTAGAGGTGATCAACTTCCTTATTGCCCTGGTGAACGCTGAAGTGTACCCGTGCATACCTGAGAAAGGTTCGGTTGGTGCATCGGGCGACTTAGCGCCACTATCGCATATGAGTTTACCCTTGCTGGCCGAAGGTGAGATGAGCTATAAAGGTCAACTGATCACTGCCGCTGAAGGGCTAGAGATCGCCGGACTTAAGCCACTTGAACTTGCCGCCAAAGAGGGCCTAGCCTTACTTAATGGCACCCAAGCTTCTACCGCATTAGCATTAGAAGGTTTATTCAACGCAGAAGACCTGTTTGCGGCCAGCTCAGTGATTGGCGCAATGAGCGTTGAAGCAGCGATGGGCAGTCGTAGCCCGTTCGATGCCCGTATTCATGCTGCTCGTGGCCAAAAAGGCCAGATTGACTCGGCTGCTTTATTCCGTCACTTGTTAGCGGACGAATCTGAGATCAGTCTTGACCATGCAAACTGTGAAAAGGTGCAAGATCCCTATTCACTGCGTTGTCAGCCACAGGTATTGGGCGCATGTTTAACGCAAATTCGCCATGCAGCAGAGGTGTTAGGCACTGAAGCTAACGGTGTCACTGATAACCCATTAGTGTTCCAAGATACTGGTGACATCATCTCAGGCGGTAACTTTCACGCTGAGCCAGTAGCGATGGCAGCCGATAACTTGGCGATAGCGATTGCCGAACTTGGTTCAATTGCCGAGCGTCGTATTGCGCTGCTAATCGATCCTAACTTGTCTAAGCTGCCGCCTTTCTTAGTGGAAAATGGCGGAGTAAACTCAGGCTTTATGATTGCGCAGGTAACTGCTGCAGCACTTGCTTCAGAGAATAAGACCTACGCTCACCCAGCGTCAGTGGATAGCTTACCAACGTCTGCCAACCAAGAAGATCATGTGTCTATGGCCACCTTTGCGGCGCGCCGTTTGCGCGATATGTCGGAAAATACTCGTGGTGTGTTAGCGATTGAGTTATTAGCGTCAGCGCAAGGTTTGGACTTCCGTCGTCCACTGCAACCTAGTGCAGCAGTGGCCAAGGCGAAAGCGGAGATCCGTGAATTGGTGACTTATTATGATAAGGACCGTTTCTTCGGCCCAGATATCGAAGCGGCCACCGATCTGCTTCTGACCGCTAGCTTCAACGGCTACCTGCCAACAGGTGTTTTACCAAGCTTGTAA
- a CDS encoding IS3 family transposase (programmed frameshift): MRGKRYPDEFKIEAVKQVTERGYKIADVADRLGVTSKSLHNWINKFDKPEKQHITIDNQQDEIRKLKAELRRVTEERNIPKGGRRVLCKRVKEKYTFIKSRLKQYPVKILCEILGVHRSGFYAWLKEPQSRRATEDKRLLGKIKQFWLESGCVYGYRNITLDLKDDGEVVGKNRVYRIMKQAEIKAVRGYKRNPTFGGGDVNHTAPNTLNRGFDVVKPNMIWVTDFTYIRTHEGWLYLTVVIDLFSRQVVGWTMKSTPKAELVIDALLMAIWRRSPTEKVLIHSDQGVQYTCSDWRSFLKEHNLEASMSRRGNCHDNAVAESFFSLLKKDRVKRKVYKTRDEARSEVFNYIEYFYNPVRHHGSNNGLSPIKFEKQYYENLESV, translated from the exons ATGCGCGGAAAACGATATCCCGATGAGTTCAAAATTGAAGCCGTTAAACAGGTCACTGAACGTGGCTATAAAATAGCAGATGTTGCTGACAGATTAGGGGTTACTTCCAAAAGTTTGCACAACTGGATTAACAAGTTTGATAAGCCAGAAAAGCAGCACATCACCATTGATAATCAGCAAGACGAAATACGTAAGCTCAAGGCGGAGCTTCGCCGTGTAACCGAAGAGCGAAACATCC CTAAAGGAGGCCGCCGTGTACTTTGCAAGCGAGTCAAAGAAAAGTACACGTTCATAAAGTCTAGGCTCAAGCAGTATCCTGTGAAAATCTTATGCGAAATACTTGGAGTCCATCGTAGTGGTTTCTATGCCTGGCTGAAGGAACCTCAGAGTCGAAGAGCGACTGAAGACAAACGCTTGCTGGGTAAGATTAAACAGTTTTGGCTGGAAAGTGGTTGCGTTTATGGCTATCGAAATATCACCTTGGACCTTAAAGATGATGGTGAAGTTGTTGGTAAAAACCGTGTATATCGAATCATGAAACAGGCTGAAATTAAAGCTGTACGAGGTTATAAACGCAATCCAACCTTTGGCGGAGGCGATGTTAACCATACGGCACCTAATACATTAAATCGAGGCTTTGATGTCGTCAAACCCAATATGATTTGGGTGACCGATTTCACTTATATTCGTACCCATGAAGGCTGGCTGTATCTCACCGTTGTGATAGACCTTTTTTCAAGACAAGTCGTAGGATGGACGATGAAAAGTACACCGAAGGCAGAGTTAGTTATAGATGCTCTATTAATGGCTATATGGAGACGCTCACCTACAGAAAAGGTGCTAATACATTCCGATCAAGGAGTGCAATATACCTGCTCAGATTGGCGTAGTTTTCTAAAAGAACACAACCTTGAAGCCAGTATGAGCCGAAGAGGAAACTGCCATGATAATGCTGTCGCTGAGAGTTTCTTCTCGCTGCTGAAAAAAGACAGGGTTAAGCGAAAAGTCTATAAAACCAGAGATGAAGCACGCTCAGAAGTATTTAACTATATCGAATATTTCTATAATCCAGTGCGGCATCATGGTAGTAATAATGGACTGTCTCCGATCAAGTTCGAGAAGCAGTATTATGAAAACCTAGAAAGTGTCTAG
- the hutC gene encoding histidine utilization repressor yields the protein MATPKFAEIKHYIRAQIESGQWAENSRVPSENQLAELFNCSRMTARRSLTELTESGLLERSQGLGTFVAGLKSQSSMMAIRNIADEIKDRGHGYSVQQVSLRQTIATGAIAIALGLEEGGAVFLSVLVHCEQDTPLQLEERFVNPKLVPEYLAQDFSKQTPHEYLSMVAPLTEAKHTIEAKLADDTQLALLQIEATEPCLQISRRTWSRQGVVSFARLIHPGSRFRLGGHLTFS from the coding sequence ATGGCAACGCCAAAGTTTGCAGAGATTAAACACTATATTCGCGCTCAAATTGAATCAGGACAATGGGCTGAGAACAGCCGTGTGCCATCAGAAAATCAATTAGCTGAACTGTTTAACTGCAGCCGTATGACGGCGCGCCGTAGCTTAACTGAGTTAACCGAATCTGGGCTATTAGAGCGCTCGCAGGGCTTAGGGACTTTTGTCGCAGGGCTCAAATCGCAGTCATCGATGATGGCAATTCGTAATATTGCCGATGAAATTAAAGATCGTGGCCATGGTTACAGCGTGCAGCAAGTATCGCTCAGGCAAACTATCGCAACAGGGGCAATCGCCATTGCGTTGGGGCTGGAAGAGGGTGGCGCAGTATTTTTATCGGTGTTAGTCCATTGCGAACAAGACACGCCACTGCAGTTAGAGGAGCGTTTTGTGAATCCTAAATTAGTGCCTGAATACCTAGCACAAGACTTTAGTAAACAAACTCCCCATGAATACTTATCGATGGTGGCGCCGCTGACTGAAGCTAAGCACACCATTGAAGCCAAACTGGCGGACGATACCCAGTTAGCACTATTACAAATTGAGGCAACAGAGCCTTGTTTACAGATCTCTCGCCGAACATGGTCGCGTCAAGGTGTGGTGAGTTTCGCCCGTCTAATACACCCCGGTAGTAGATTTAGATTGGGTGGTCATCTGACGTTTAGTTAG
- the hutI gene encoding imidazolonepropionase, with translation MSWDQVWIDINIATMSPNIAEPYGAIKDAALAVKDGKIAWLGKRADLPEFDVLGTPLYKGKGGWLTPGLIDAHTHLVFAGNRANEFELRLQGASYEEIARCGGGIISTVKACREADAAELFELGRQRLNALAKEGVTTVEIKSGYGLDIETELKILRVARELGKHHHVDVKTTFLGAHAIPPEYKNDSDAYVDLVINEMLPRVIEENLADAVDVFCENIAFSLEQTERVLTAAKNAGLDIKLHAEQLSNLGGSAMAAKLGAKSVDHIEYLDEDGVKALSESGTCATLLPGAFYFLRETQLPPIDLLRQYKVPMVVASDYNPGSSPLCSSLLMLNMACTLMRLTPEEALAGMTRNAAKALGIEAEVGVLEAGMTADFCLWNITTPAELAYTYGVGSCIDVVKNGRLVHQ, from the coding sequence ATGTCGTGGGATCAAGTGTGGATTGATATCAATATTGCTACTATGTCGCCCAATATTGCAGAGCCTTACGGTGCGATTAAAGATGCCGCTCTGGCGGTGAAAGACGGCAAAATAGCTTGGCTAGGCAAGCGCGCAGACCTTCCTGAATTTGACGTACTCGGCACACCACTTTACAAAGGCAAGGGCGGCTGGCTAACCCCTGGGCTCATTGATGCCCACACTCATTTAGTGTTTGCGGGTAACCGTGCCAACGAATTTGAACTGCGCCTGCAAGGCGCTAGTTACGAAGAGATCGCCCGCTGCGGCGGTGGCATTATCTCGACGGTTAAAGCTTGCCGCGAAGCCGATGCAGCAGAGCTATTTGAGCTGGGGCGCCAGCGCCTTAACGCACTCGCCAAAGAGGGCGTTACCACGGTTGAGATAAAGTCTGGTTACGGTTTAGATATTGAAACTGAGCTCAAAATACTGCGGGTTGCTCGCGAGCTAGGCAAGCATCATCACGTTGATGTTAAAACCACTTTTTTAGGCGCCCACGCTATTCCGCCAGAATACAAAAATGATAGCGACGCCTATGTCGACCTAGTGATCAACGAAATGTTGCCACGAGTGATAGAGGAAAACCTTGCCGATGCCGTCGATGTGTTTTGCGAGAATATCGCCTTCAGCCTAGAACAGACCGAACGAGTGCTAACGGCCGCTAAAAATGCTGGCCTCGATATCAAGCTACACGCCGAGCAGTTGTCAAATTTGGGCGGCTCAGCCATGGCAGCCAAACTAGGGGCAAAATCAGTTGATCATATCGAGTATTTAGATGAAGACGGGGTTAAAGCCCTCAGCGAAAGTGGCACTTGCGCCACCCTATTGCCCGGTGCATTCTACTTTTTGCGCGAAACCCAGTTACCGCCTATCGATCTGCTACGTCAGTACAAAGTCCCTATGGTGGTTGCCAGCGACTACAACCCAGGTTCATCACCACTGTGCTCAAGTCTGCTAATGCTCAATATGGCTTGTACTTTAATGCGTTTAACGCCAGAAGAAGCACTCGCGGGCATGACCCGCAATGCGGCTAAAGCGTTAGGCATTGAAGCCGAAGTAGGTGTGTTAGAAGCCGGCATGACAGCTGATTTCTGCTTGTGGAATATCACGACTCCAGCGGAACTGGCTTACACCTACGGCGTTGGCTCGTGTATCGACGTGGTGAAGAATGGCCGCTTGGTACATCAGTAA
- the mtnC gene encoding acireductone synthase has product MGIRAIVVDTAGTTTDLNFIEDVLFPYSAKALPAFLEENQNNVLVENCICDVQDIALEPNANLARVTEILLQWISEDRKATPLKTIQGLIWKQGYANGEFKGHIFPDFIEALDGYKQKGLRVYSFSSGSVDAQKLLFGNSDAGDLTDKFNGHFDTRTGNKRFKQAYCNILNTISLSPKQILFVSDVLEELKAADEAGLNVMQMVRDDKQRTGDFKQISSFADIEL; this is encoded by the coding sequence ATGGGTATCAGAGCCATTGTCGTAGATACAGCCGGTACAACTACCGATCTTAACTTTATTGAGGATGTTCTTTTTCCTTATTCAGCTAAGGCATTACCCGCTTTTCTTGAAGAAAATCAAAATAATGTGTTAGTTGAAAACTGCATTTGTGATGTACAAGATATTGCACTTGAGCCAAACGCTAACCTTGCTCGCGTGACTGAAATTCTGCTGCAGTGGATTAGCGAAGACCGTAAAGCTACACCATTAAAAACCATTCAAGGCCTAATCTGGAAACAGGGTTATGCCAATGGTGAGTTTAAAGGCCATATCTTTCCTGACTTTATCGAAGCCCTTGATGGCTACAAGCAAAAAGGCTTACGCGTTTATAGCTTTTCATCAGGTTCAGTTGATGCGCAAAAACTCCTGTTCGGCAATAGCGATGCTGGCGATTTAACTGATAAATTTAATGGTCATTTCGACACTCGCACCGGCAATAAACGCTTTAAACAGGCTTACTGCAATATCCTAAACACCATCAGCCTGAGCCCGAAGCAGATTTTATTTGTTTCTGATGTGCTGGAGGAGTTAAAAGCCGCAGATGAAGCAGGCTTAAACGTTATGCAGATGGTACGTGATGATAAGCAACGTACAGGCGACTTTAAGCAGATTAGTAGCTTTGCTGATATTGAGCTCTAA